One genomic region from Xenopus laevis strain J_2021 chromosome 2L, Xenopus_laevis_v10.1, whole genome shotgun sequence encodes:
- the cyp27b1.L gene encoding 25-hydroxyvitamin D-1 alpha hydroxylase, mitochondrial: MAQTLKLGTGSRSSPLFRGLQELWADTVLKNSEKVIKRHKSLAEMPGPSTVSFISDLFCRRGLARLHELQLEGKAKFGPVWKASFGPILTVHVAEASLIEQVLRQEGKHPIRSDLSSWKDYRQCRGHSFGLLTAEGEEWQQFRSILGKHMLKPKEVEAYTDVLNDVVGDLIKKLKYQRSQNQNNVVKDIAKEFYMFGLEGISSVLFESRIGCLEPIVPKETEKFIQSINTMFVMTLLTMAMPKFLHKIFRKPWQKFCESWDYMFAFAKGHIDKRMADVAQKLAQGEKVEGKYLTYYLAQEKIPMKSIYGNVTELLLAGVDTISSTLSWSLYELAHHPEIQSAVYSEVKEILQGKLIPSSADVARMPLLKAVVKEALRLYPVIPGNARVVADRDIQVGEYIIPKKTLITLCQYATSRDENVFSNPNEFHPERWLKKEDTHHPYASLPFGFGKRSCIGRRIAELEVYLALARILNHFEVKPEQPGSLVMPMTRTLLVPEKEINLQFLER; encoded by the exons AGTCAGTTTCATCTCCGATCTCTTCTGCAGGAGGGGACTGGCACGGCTACACGAGCTACAG CTGGAAGGGAAAGCCAAATTTGGGCCAGTCTGGAAGGCAAGCTTTGGACCTATTCTGACTGTTCATGTGGCAGAAGCATCACTAATAGAGCAGGTCCTTAGACAAGAAGGGAAGCACCCCATTCGTTCAGATCTCTCGTCATGGAAAGATTACAGGCAGTGCAGGGGACACTCATTTGGACTCCTTACAGC GGAAGGGGAAGAATGGCAGCAATTCCGCAGCATTTTGGGAAAACATATGCTTAAGCCCAAGGAGGTGGAAGCATACACTGATGTTTTAAATGATGTTGTTGGAGACCtcataaaaaaacttaaatatcagCGGAGCCAAAACCAAAACAACGTTGTCAAAGATATAGCCAAGGAGTTCTACATGTTTGGACTGGAAG GAATTTCCTCAGTGCTTTTCGAGTCCCGCATCGGCTGCTTAGAGCCCATTGTACCCAAAGAAACAGAGAAGTTCATTCAATCGATCAACACTATGTTTGTGATGACTCTTCTTACCATGGCTATGCCCAAATTTCTACACAAAATATTCCGAAAGCCCTGGCAAAAATTCTGTGAATCCTGGGATTACATGTTTGCATTCG CCAAAGGACACATTGACAAAAGAATGGCGGACGTTGCACAGAAATTAGCGCAAGGTGAAAAAGTGGAGGGGAAGTACCTCACCTATTATCTGGCACAGGAAAAAATTCCAATGAAGTCCATTTACGGCAATGTCACAGAACTTCTCTTGGCTGGAGTGGACACG ATTTCAAGTACTCTTTCCTGGAGTCTTTATGAGCTAGCCCATCATCCAGAAATCCAGTCTGCTGTGTACAGTGAGGTCAAGGAGATACTGCAAGGCAAACTAATCCCATCATCAGCCGATGTTGCCAGAATGCCTTTACTGAAAGCTGTTGTAAAAGAGGCCTTAAG ACTGTACCCTGTTATTCCTGGCAATGCTCGTGTTGTAGCAGACAGAGATATTCAAGTGGGAGAATATATAATTCCAAAGAAG ACACTTATCACCCTTTGTCAGTATGCCACCTCCAGAGATGAGAATGTCTTCTCAAATCCCAATGAATTTCATCCTGAACGCTGGCTAAAGAAAGAAGATACTCACCACCCATATGCCTCTCTTCCATTTGGATTTGGCAAGAGGAGCTGCATTGGAAGACGGATAGCTGAACTAGAGGTTTACCTGGCCCTGGCAAGG ATCCTTAACCACTTTGAAGTTAAACCTGAGCAGCCAGGCAGCCTTGTCATGCCAATGACTAGAACTCTGTTGGtgccagaaaaagaaatcaaCTTGCAGTTTCTGGAGCGATGA